The Litchfieldia alkalitelluris genome has a window encoding:
- a CDS encoding McrB family protein has translation MIEANQLIDIMNIEDTTLRNERILNEVQPLARRIIDSFINKYGERDSSLRQLKVHTHEQTIKTTIADLKNPKYADKKQHYGNKAFVELIDETLFDSPLFILKLEFHLASREIRLVMSSDFYPFWVLSKRSQVHELERMLEELHPDLNIFTIEEKKKFIEESKFIDTVWQNIKSKRKPTIYFGKILPLEGLMEEQVIVDQLWDTYQKLTPVRSMLEREAVEHSQALLLMKKFQDDIAPISINLFSKSYEVKMDEEVKKVKTNEYKQMFYIYEQDQLITEGHIAYYTRDPHESIGIIINNRGYIYHRIRKLASRENYEWYIKKAYYHRGKYNENNENQIYQEKTVEELKNHQFKLNEVNAFYVGTYISNDEFFTESISTIKERLITAAAIFADIRGFLTFPKGGTTPIEIIEEDDDEMESDVEEFTSSFDFPSIMDLVEQSGFTFSLDIIRDFYLNLTSLEDKHFVILSGISGTGKTQLCRVFANAVYGLGFSEDNPYLKIVPVRPDWMDATSLFGYYSSFEKRYMKTEFLEMLLQANVEKDKPHFIVLDEMNLARVEYYLSDYLSAVESRKPINLHTIDDLADVPKTIEIPHNFYVIGTINVDETTHSISDKVLDRSFVMMLSDVDFTSFWESLDEKYKKTVQREWELLLTIHGQLTTFDLHFGYRTMNEMIRKLYKNSLLPEGLRMDPLYALDRVVSEKVIPKIRGDERITELLESLANLFQHQFGENSQSLKHVERMREELERYGSTQFWR, from the coding sequence ATGATCGAAGCCAATCAACTGATTGATATTATGAATATAGAAGATACGACACTTAGAAATGAGAGAATCCTTAATGAAGTACAGCCACTGGCGAGGAGAATAATAGACTCGTTTATTAACAAGTACGGTGAGCGGGACTCATCTTTACGTCAGCTAAAAGTACATACACATGAGCAAACGATTAAAACTACGATTGCAGATTTAAAGAATCCTAAATATGCAGACAAAAAACAGCATTATGGAAATAAGGCATTTGTTGAATTAATCGATGAAACATTATTTGATAGTCCACTCTTTATCTTAAAGCTAGAGTTTCATCTTGCATCTCGTGAAATCAGATTGGTGATGAGCTCTGACTTTTATCCGTTCTGGGTTTTATCAAAGCGATCTCAGGTACACGAACTAGAAAGAATGCTTGAAGAACTTCACCCTGATCTTAACATTTTTACGATTGAAGAGAAAAAGAAGTTCATAGAAGAAAGTAAGTTTATAGATACGGTTTGGCAGAACATAAAAAGTAAGCGCAAGCCGACGATTTATTTTGGAAAAATACTTCCGTTAGAGGGATTAATGGAGGAACAGGTAATAGTTGATCAACTTTGGGATACGTACCAAAAGTTAACTCCTGTTCGCAGTATGTTAGAAAGAGAAGCAGTTGAACATAGTCAAGCACTTCTGTTGATGAAAAAGTTCCAAGACGATATAGCTCCGATTTCGATCAATCTTTTTTCGAAATCGTATGAAGTGAAAATGGATGAAGAAGTGAAGAAGGTAAAAACAAATGAATATAAGCAAATGTTCTATATATATGAGCAAGATCAGTTAATAACAGAAGGGCATATCGCCTATTATACTAGGGATCCACATGAATCAATCGGGATTATTATCAATAACCGTGGGTATATTTATCATCGAATTCGGAAGCTAGCATCTCGTGAAAACTATGAGTGGTATATTAAAAAAGCATACTATCACCGGGGTAAATATAACGAAAATAATGAAAATCAAATCTATCAAGAGAAAACGGTAGAAGAATTAAAAAATCATCAGTTCAAATTAAATGAAGTAAATGCGTTTTATGTAGGTACCTACATAAGTAATGATGAGTTTTTTACCGAATCTATTTCCACTATTAAAGAACGTCTGATTACAGCAGCCGCTATTTTTGCAGATATAAGAGGCTTTCTAACCTTTCCAAAGGGTGGAACAACACCAATCGAGATCATTGAAGAAGATGATGATGAGATGGAGAGTGACGTAGAAGAGTTCACGAGCTCGTTTGATTTCCCAAGTATCATGGACCTGGTTGAGCAAAGTGGATTTACGTTCTCACTTGATATTATTCGAGATTTTTACTTAAATCTAACAAGTCTTGAAGACAAGCATTTTGTTATCTTAAGTGGGATATCGGGAACTGGAAAAACTCAGCTTTGTCGCGTGTTTGCTAATGCCGTATATGGTCTAGGGTTTAGTGAGGACAATCCTTATCTAAAAATCGTTCCGGTTCGACCTGACTGGATGGATGCGACATCATTATTTGGGTATTATAGTTCATTTGAAAAAAGGTATATGAAAACCGAGTTCTTAGAAATGTTGTTACAAGCGAATGTTGAAAAGGACAAGCCACACTTCATCGTTTTGGATGAAATGAACTTAGCGCGTGTAGAGTATTATTTGAGTGATTATTTAAGTGCCGTTGAATCTAGAAAACCGATTAACTTACATACAATCGATGATCTTGCTGATGTTCCAAAAACAATCGAAATTCCACATAACTTCTATGTGATTGGCACCATTAATGTTGATGAAACGACTCACAGTATTTCAGATAAAGTACTAGATCGTTCGTTTGTAATGATGTTGTCGGATGTTGATTTTACAAGCTTTTGGGAAAGTTTAGATGAGAAATACAAGAAGACTGTTCAACGGGAATGGGAACTATTATTAACGATTCACGGCCAGCTTACTACATTTGATTTACATTTTGGATATCGAACAATGAATGAAATGATCCGCAAGCTGTATAAAAATAGCTTGTTACCAGAAGGGCTAAGAATGGACCCGTTGTATGCGCTAGACCGAGTGGTATCTGAAAAGGTGATTCCTAAAATTAGAGGAGATGAGAGAATCACAGAATTGCTGGAAAGCTTGGCTAACTTATTTCAGCACCAATTTGGAGAAAACTCTCAATCACTTAAGCATGTTGAGCGCATGAGAGAGGAATTAGAGCGCTATGGCTCCACTCAATTCTGGCGTTAA
- a CDS encoding DUF2357 domain-containing protein, translating into MAPLNSGVKITVYDDYQKSWVSLNKVYLEEARSYRWRTRSKQAFQFHMQHLSLPMNKTLEGWEGIFETPFQSGIVSFAITSQIGVDYIDNYIYTDHRKLTEQQYTILLDDLLKEASICFQQSGLETNIAANGFTRDLSMLQWMYIESEMYKLRTIFLKIEKHPLRNLRKEELLMKRERVKTVTPRTIAWMERYGETFGATPSKLPSHIQTTKVEETFDVYENRVILLQLNDLEALLKSYRTLHDVDIQRKANQFLDWISLWKKGEFLQKIKPHTGTVKITQVFRKHSVYRLWYQWFQSLYQFKEITFDLQQKLSLKDTYLLYEMWCFMQIIRILREVDLLENTAELFTKKDGFYFLRLAENKESTVKLKNGATLTYQKIIQLNTSPYYSYTQRMIPDIVIDYQDQLYVMDPKYRIPANLPMALGEMHKYRDGILTREDDSRVVKEVYILTPTECDMPSEEDFYDSRFHQRYHMGAYWFSPGEELEMFEEWVRKLFSFS; encoded by the coding sequence ATGGCTCCACTCAATTCTGGCGTTAAGATTACGGTTTATGACGATTATCAAAAAAGCTGGGTGTCACTAAATAAAGTATACCTAGAGGAAGCAAGAAGCTATAGATGGAGAACTCGCTCAAAGCAAGCATTTCAATTTCACATGCAGCATCTTTCATTACCGATGAACAAAACACTTGAAGGCTGGGAGGGGATATTTGAAACACCCTTTCAAAGTGGCATTGTCTCATTTGCAATTACCTCTCAGATAGGCGTAGACTATATTGATAACTATATTTATACTGACCATCGCAAGCTAACTGAGCAACAATATACAATTCTATTAGACGATTTATTAAAAGAAGCAAGCATTTGCTTCCAACAATCGGGACTAGAAACAAATATAGCAGCAAACGGATTCACACGAGACTTATCTATGCTGCAGTGGATGTATATAGAATCTGAAATGTACAAGTTAAGAACAATATTTCTAAAGATTGAAAAGCACCCTTTAAGGAATTTGCGAAAAGAAGAACTACTTATGAAACGTGAGCGGGTTAAGACTGTGACTCCACGAACGATCGCATGGATGGAAAGATATGGTGAAACCTTTGGTGCAACACCATCAAAATTACCAAGTCACATCCAAACAACCAAAGTGGAAGAAACCTTTGATGTGTATGAAAATCGGGTAATTCTTCTCCAACTAAATGACCTTGAAGCTTTATTGAAATCATATAGAACTCTTCATGACGTGGATATCCAAAGAAAGGCAAACCAATTTCTAGATTGGATCAGTCTCTGGAAAAAGGGAGAATTTCTGCAGAAGATAAAACCACATACTGGTACTGTGAAAATCACTCAAGTTTTTCGGAAGCATTCTGTATATCGTCTTTGGTATCAATGGTTTCAATCGCTTTATCAATTTAAGGAAATCACCTTTGATCTCCAGCAAAAATTAAGTTTAAAAGACACGTATTTGTTATATGAAATGTGGTGCTTTATGCAAATCATCCGTATCTTACGGGAAGTAGACTTGCTAGAGAATACAGCAGAGCTATTTACGAAAAAGGACGGATTTTATTTTTTACGATTAGCTGAGAACAAAGAAAGTACAGTTAAGCTCAAGAACGGGGCAACACTTACTTACCAGAAAATTATCCAATTAAACACAAGCCCTTACTATTCGTACACTCAGAGAATGATCCCTGATATTGTGATCGATTATCAAGATCAGTTGTATGTGATGGACCCTAAGTATCGGATTCCTGCTAATCTACCCATGGCCTTAGGGGAGATGCATAAATATCGGGACGGAATATTGACTAGGGAAGATGATTCGCGGGTTGTGAAGGAAGTATATATTTTAACTCCGACAGAATGTGATATGCCGAGTGAAGAGGATTTTTATGATAGTAGGTTTCATCAAAGGTATCATATGGGTGCTTATTGGTTTTCTCCTGGGGAGGAATTGGAAATGTTTGAAGAGTGGGTTAGGAAGTTATTCTCATTCTCTTAA